The Cydia splendana chromosome 7, ilCydSple1.2, whole genome shotgun sequence genome contains the following window.
taagattttgcctttgctaatttacgcaagtgtaaggtttaaaaaaatatttttggtgtattcctgttggttcccgccttacgaaatcgagtaaatagaattccacgaaagaaacaagaaaaaattgtttttaacaatttacttacatcattttttataaaaaaaggatcaacgtgggattagtaaaattaaacaattaccaattgttccaagcgaggaaataaagacactatttttccattttttttccacccagttgtttgtgggacggggacgcagaggagtacactacttttctgcgctagagcataaacgtatcactttctgcgcaccttttagaacaacaacgacccactttcagagcatgagatatgaaaaagacATATCTACACTCCCACAAGCCTTTGGATGTGTTACTGCACTAATGGCATCTACAAACGCACCGATAATCGCATGCGATATGCTTATACCAGTTATGTAGCATTACATCgatccttagagcatttaataaccggagtcgcctttaagggcttacccctctgccgaaaaccttgcacaattgtgcaaacttttgtatggactgacgtttatctgacatggctatttgtacgttacgtacaaatcatgtagaaatagccaaacatttgacgtgcccctgccccgcaaaaatcggcagactgttttgtacacaaaatgacagacaaggcatctccagttactaaatgctctaagcatcGATCGATTGAATTCGTGGCCCTATTAGCCAGGAATTACCTACCTGTgttgtgcataattattttccatcgtattttcacggaaacgtacgaacgtgtcgtGCTAGTTCAGTTTTTAGTCAGTCTCGGAACAAAGTACCAAGGTTGACTGatgtagcatgacaaatacgaacgtttccgagaacaaacgatggaaaacaattatgcactacatctgtacaatcGTATGCCATTTCTTGTTTCTTCTCTCTTATGCCATTCGTATGCTAAATTGATTAAATTGAAATAGGGCTGGCCAATGACTGAACTCTACTTAAACCtaaattatatataataatatacttaaacaTTCTTAATAACAAAACTAGTTATCTAATCTAAATGCCAATAGAGGTCTTAATACTCTAAAATTCTAAATGCATGTATTTGTAGGTATGCTATACGACGACTTATAATTAATTCCAGTATTTCAGTGAATAATAGCCAATTTCGTAAATAATACGGCATTTTTACGGTTATAGCCAGTCTAGATAAATTAGGTAATTTATTCTAATTATTACGAAATAAACATCTTTAAATAGAAGTAAAAAGTGCTTACTAAATATTTACTCATgaactaaattaaataatttaaacatggTATTTTCGATGACAAGAGATAGGCATTGTCAACTTAATTTTAGTACAAATTTATTGacttaatggggttggcaactgtcaaaggtttgcctagatggcgccatcatagcttgcccctttttctatgagatttggcttaaagagctggcatccagggtattaaaaaaacaaaaaattgacacaattctagggattgacggggcaagctatgatggcgccatctgctaaaaacttccaccggtcAACCCCATTAAGAATGCAGGCAGTAGCAATACCACTAACTCCGGTAACCTTGCTACTAATGGGAGGGAGGAGAGGTACCAATTTATTAACTTCATTCATCGTACTAGTAATCCCCTTTATAAACCATAGCGTATTTAAAAGGTAAGTGTACGTTTAATTATCAAAACCAAATAATAGCTGAGTTATCTACGCATACATAAAACTTTATTATGATTGGCGAAGGAAGGAGGACAATTTTTGCTCGAAGAATATTGCTGCGGATTTAGAATATCGTTCGATATTTCCATTTAGTAATGAACTGAAGCAACTTATACAGCTTTCCAACAATGGACCTTATCCCGTCACAATAATATTGATGAAGATCGGGGATGAGCAACCGAATTTTTACGGGCCTGCTTCCCTTCAAGAGCAGGAGGCAGCTACCGGCCAGAGCTAGACAGTACAAAAAACTATTAAACGCAGTGGCTTAGACTTATTAGACGCAGAACTCGACGTAGTTCCCAGGAAACAGTCCCGCTCGCACCAGGCATCGTTTTTAATGTAGTCACTACACAGTCGCGGTCATAAGAAGGAAAACTTCTTAGACGAACGCTGCAAGAGCAGGCTGCAACTATATGCCAGAGCTAGACAGTAATATAAACTTGTTAGACGCAGGGCTCGACGTAGTTCCCAGGGAACAGGCCGGTGACGCCGTCCATGACGCCCTCCCACCAGCCGTCGTCGTTCTTCTTCAGCACGTAGATGACGGCGCTTTCTTGGAAGGAGAGCTCGTCCTCCTTGTCCGCGTAGTAGTCGTAGATCGCCACCACTGGAATATACACAAACAAATTGTTAACGGCAATTTTTTCActagttgcaccaaccacacttGATGGACTGATCAAGCTCACTCGGCAGTAAACTTTCAAACTTTCCGTAAGAAAATCTAATAGCGAAAGTTTTATGGTAACAACCAACCCtaaagatcggttttcctaggatagcggtaccgtcatatagcggccgtctccatactaaataatatggCTAAATATTaatgtcgtagtatttgtatggagacggccgctatatgacggcaccgctatcctaggaaaccagagcataagggtggtattccacctgtccaatttctttgttcaatgtgtattttgtctcacattttgcttagtgagagagtgagacgcaatgacattagaccaagatattggacccTTATTGAAGTCATGGCAAACTAAAAACTTTTGAACAAAGTACCTACTAAACGAAAATAGGTGTGCATACTTATGTCGTTTCGATGCATATGAAACTTGCTCCACAAAAACTTGTCCACGTAAAATGGTAACAGAAACCCGCTCGCCGCGGCGGATGTAgtttttggttggttaacccaatagtaaaaatatgtttttttttattagcctatgtgtgtgtcccactgctgggcaaaggcctcccctctccctttccaatcctccctgtgctgagcaagatcccgccaatcccgctggaaagcatccaggtcgtcccgccatctctttctcggtcttCTTACCGAGAAAAATATgttacggtttttttttttacgctcGTAGTACTATTTGCAGACGCAACGATGATAAACATTACTCTAAACTTACCTTTTTCGATGTAGTTCTTGGGCACCCACCCCGGCAAGTCTTCTTCGTCTGGCACGATAGCAGGGACGGCGTTCGTGTACTGTAAATGTGGACCAAgcttattctgaaaaaaaaaacaatacttaGTTTAAACTGTTCTTATTGCAGCGGCATGGCCGTCAAGCATagaacaaaacatttttatttgtatcgGCTACGATCCAGTCTAAGTAGGTCTAAAATATCGATATGGAGAAAGTGCCAAATAATGTGTACACGACATTATTACCTAGACACTAAGGTAATGTATAGATATTTTTGACCTTGATTGTACATTTATCAACTCTACTCGTTCGTCAACAGATACCTAACGAACTTGCCGTGCCTCGGGTGCATTGGCTTCAAGCGAGGCGCAACTTTAGCTGTTTTTTGGAGCTGTTACACTGGGCAATTTCCTAGCACGAAGCTTGTTCTGTGTAAAATCGCCTAGCCTTGACAAATACTCTCAAATAAGAATATGAATAAGATTTATACagtctggcaaaaaagagtagtgTCGTTTCAAActaatttatataagaaaacgggacgacactacagtgttgccactttttaatttctactctttttttggCAGACTACGTATAGGTAGACAAGTGAAAAATAGTGTTACTTACATTAGTATATTACTGGTGTAGGCGCTAGTGCACTCGTGTCGCAGGTCTCTTAAAACAAGCAATATGTAAAGTGTTTAGACATTCAAATATAATATGGTTTGGTTTTTCACCCCCattatttgtaaattttaaGGGCATTATATGTAGTTTAAAAGCCGCTTATAGTGAAAAATCACTTGCCAAACGTGTATAGGTATGTGTATTTTTGTGCATTTATGCTAATGCAAGAATAAAGTTAATGCTGATAACCAATTTTGGTGACACGCCAGGCTGGGTAAAAGTGCAcaacacacaaaaaataaaaataaaaacattacaaaaaccGTGTTGTGTTAAATGTAtcaatatgtatataaataagtaaataaatatctaactggcaattattaaataaaaaaacgaaaaatgtgaaaaaaaaaatgtaattatgtGTGTACGCACGTTAAGGTGGTGCTGGCGGCCGAAGGCGTCGTGCGCGAGCTCGTCGTCGAGCGGCGGTGGTGGCAGCGGCGGCGACACCGAACCGCCGCGAGTGCTCAGCGACCCCGACCCGCGCTATCATAAAAACGTTACATATTAGGCCGGTACCACATTGGATACGGGTTCAAGTCGTAAGCAAGCGTATCGTAGGATCGCTCCGCACCGGACCAATATGTATTAAGTTCAGGGAGCGTTATAGAGTGTCACGCCGGTCACGCGAACCGTCCGTGCGGTTTGCTCCGCACCGGACCAATATGTATTATTAAGTTCAGGGAGCGTTATAGGGTAAAGCTGACGGGTCCGCACGCACGACCGTCCGCGCGGACAGCTTTCTCATACTATTTGGCGATGCGGAGCGATCCGCACGGACGGTCCGCGTGATACTGAAACCAGCCAAACAGATTAGTGTATTGTGTAGTAGCCAAATTAATAATCTACATAATCTAAGTTTATTTGAAGACCGAGCATTATTTATGTTCATTAAAGATGGTAAATTTGTTTACCAACTTTCTAATGTTAATCGTATAAAAACCCCAACAAGTCTGTGTCCAAAATCACAAGATTTCTATGCTTTGCGCACAACCAAGATGTCTTTGCCCTGGGATTAAAAATACCTCCGACTTTTCGAGGACGGCATTGTCCGATCGCATGGAGATAATGCGACCCTCGGAACGTTGAAAGTTTTAATCAGAGTTTCAAAATAGGTTGTCCCATTTCTAGCTTATTTACCTGTCCAGGAAGACTCATGGAATGCTGGCTGTGTTCTCCGTCGGACCCGATCAGTGGAGACGGCGGTGCTGTAAACACAATTCACGTAATACCCTGGATTGTTGGGCGCGGGAACGTTATACACTAACCAAAAAAAATAGGTTTAAactataaaacaaaaaatattttaacatttctaagTACATTTGGAGCTATCTATTTTGAATTCAAAGAAGGGTAACTATTtcacaataaacaaagttataaatacacaAAATCATTTCCGCACCCAAAATTGCAGGGTATGCCCATTATTAACAATTTCATCATCGAAGCGCGCTTATTCAGTTGTTTTGATATATAAATACTATTTATAAACATTAAACACTCTCGTTTAGTACGTTcgtattaggtacttacgtgGCATACTGGAATGCATGTCCTGCTGAGAATAGTTCGAGGGCGACTGGTGTTGGTTCGGGTGAACCATGCCAACCTGTAAACATACAATATAATTAATCTATTACCCGACTCACTAATAGCTTGTCCTGtaaatccctagaattgtgtcaaattcttGTGTTTTTTTGGAATATATGGCCTGAatctggatgccagcccttttaAGCGAAATCGGAACAAATCAAGAGAAAGAGGCaagcaatagggtattatactgtatttaaaataaattattttacaccatgcatgaaataaagcaccagataattattagaaaaacacaaataggagttatttttaaacacaaggttgttctatttaataaatcggatagaaatataaaaagcaggtgagttgaccgtgacgtcacgatgtaatgtttcatataaattccacattagcaaatcgttttgacatttcttaaaaaagtaattgatttgaccagtaggaaaataccctatgattaacccagtgtcaaatggtaatggtaaccatggtaactgcaggtttaaccggttaaccccgggttagtgggatggtgcaagtggccgtAAAAGATTACCTGTGGTTGAGCGACAGGCAAGGTGGAGTACCCGGGCGGGCGGCGCGGGTAGTTGGGCGCGTAGTGCGACGGCACCTGCGGCGGCGCCACCGCGGGCGGCGTGCGGTACTCGCGCGACGACTTGCCTGACAAAAATATAATCATTGAAACAACAAAAAGAGAGGAAAGGTCTCGTGGACTCGTGGAATGGACACACAAGAGCGGCGATCATTGCTCAAAAACGAAAAGAAAGGTCTTGTGTTATCGAGACAGGAGCGGCGTGTGGTATACCTTTGTTTACTATAACTGCTCATGAGATGGCGTATATTATGAGGCACGCGGCTTTGTATGGAGATTAAtacaacttcaacatttattcagcaaccAGGCCACAAAGGCACACGTCACGTAGGTTACACGTCAACAttaaatttacatacaagcaaaaataataacaatacatcaacaattttatattcAAGATTAAAGAATCTGTTGAAGGTAGGTAAAGACCTACCTTCAACATACTTGTCACTAGTACGGAGCAAAAACCATAAACATATCAATAAGGTatcatattattgtattttgtGGTAAATATATTCTCCCTAAATtctttaacaataaaaaaaacaataacgt
Protein-coding sequences here:
- the LOC134792123 gene encoding abl interactor 2 isoform X1 → MAELAALLQTEIPEGRNHLTDSHTNLERVAEYCEANYFQSENKRLALESTKNYTTQSLASVAYQINTLAYNFLQLLELQTMQLAEMEGQMNHIAQTVAIHKEKVARREIGVLTANKVTNRQYKIIAPANPEKPIKYVRKSIDYSALDDIGHGARWSSAGTPRARRSAAPVQPLPAPTTKPPTPPAARAQQPNTGTLGRGTLGKSSREYRTPPAVAPPQVPSHYAPNYPRRPPGYSTLPVAQPQVGMVHPNQHQSPSNYSQQDMHSSMPPPPSPLIGSDGEHSQHSMSLPGQRGSGSLSTRGGSVSPPLPPPPLDDELAHDAFGRQHHLNNKLGPHLQYTNAVPAIVPDEEDLPGWVPKNYIEKVVAIYDYYADKEDELSFQESAVIYVLKKNDDGWWEGVMDGVTGLFPGNYVEPCV
- the LOC134792123 gene encoding abl interactor 2 isoform X2 yields the protein MAELAALLQTEIPEGRNHLTDSHTNLERVAEYCEANYFQSENKRLALESTKNYTTQSLASVAYQINTLAYNFLQLLELQTMQLAEMEGQMNHIAQTVAIHKEKVARREIGVLTANKVTNRQYKIIAPANPEKPIKYVRKSIDYSALDDIGHGARWSSAGTPRARRSAAPVQPLPAPTTKPPTPPAARAQQPNTGTLGRGTLGKSSREYRTPPAVAPPQVPSHYAPNYPRRPPGYSTLPVAQPQVGMVHPNQHQSPSNYSQQDMHSSMPPPPSPLIGSDGEHSQHSMSLPGQRGSGSLSTRGGSVSPPLPPPPLDDELAHDAFGRQHHLNYTNAVPAIVPDEEDLPGWVPKNYIEKVVAIYDYYADKEDELSFQESAVIYVLKKNDDGWWEGVMDGVTGLFPGNYVEPCV